The Aequorivita sublithincola DSM 14238 genome window below encodes:
- the feoB gene encoding ferrous iron transport protein B, with translation MAKHINVALIGNPNTGKTSVFNRLTGLNQKVGNYPGITVEKKQGTCKFGRACKVHVLDLPGTYSLNASSVDENVVIELLLNKNDKDFPDVAVVVADIENLKRNLLLYTQIKDLGIPTILAINMSDRMKRKAISLDVLLLEEKLKTKIALISSRKNLGFDYLKELIEDYKHLSTKPSLNASSISPEYFDRLRKAFPNQDLYKLWLVITQDVNFGKLDRNELKGVASFQTESVSNLKRLQQKETVARYQFINETLKGTLEIDTANAKDLRSRLDRVLTHKVWGYVIFFGILLLIFQAIFDWSAYPMDFIDSSFASLSEWTKNTLPPGDFSSLIAEGIIPGLGGIVIFIPQIAFLFLFISILEETGYMSRVVFLMDKLMRRFGLSGKSVVPLVAGTACAIPAIMATRNIENWKERLITILVTPFTTCSARLPVYLIIISLVIPDTRVLGIFSLQGLTLMFMYVLGFGAAIFSAYILDKILKIRSKSFFLVEMPNYKLPLPKNVIITVIEKTKAFVFGAGKIILAISIILWVLASYGPGDFNNAEEIIQKEYALQNLSEEDFTMHVDSYKLEHSYIGHVGHAIEPAVRPLGYDWKIGIAIVSSFAAREVFVGTLATIYSVGSEDEQTIKSRMAAEINPILGGPLFNFASGVSLLLFYAFAMQCMSTLAIVKRETNTWKWPMWQLVVMTAIAYVLALAAYQFLK, from the coding sequence ATGGCAAAACACATAAACGTTGCACTTATTGGAAACCCGAATACCGGTAAAACCTCTGTGTTTAACCGTCTTACCGGACTAAACCAAAAAGTAGGAAACTACCCTGGAATTACGGTTGAAAAGAAACAAGGCACCTGCAAATTTGGTCGCGCCTGCAAGGTTCATGTGCTGGATTTACCTGGAACTTATAGTTTGAATGCTTCATCCGTTGACGAAAATGTGGTGATTGAACTTCTTCTCAATAAAAATGATAAAGATTTTCCAGATGTGGCCGTTGTGGTTGCAGATATTGAAAACTTAAAGCGAAACCTGCTACTTTACACGCAAATTAAGGATTTAGGCATTCCAACAATTCTCGCAATAAATATGTCCGATAGGATGAAACGGAAAGCAATTTCGCTAGATGTTCTCTTGCTTGAAGAAAAATTAAAGACCAAGATTGCCCTTATAAGTTCACGAAAAAACTTGGGATTTGACTATTTAAAGGAATTGATTGAAGATTATAAACATCTTTCCACAAAACCAAGTTTGAACGCTTCCAGCATTTCTCCAGAATATTTTGATAGATTGCGAAAAGCCTTCCCAAATCAAGATCTTTACAAGCTTTGGCTCGTAATTACCCAAGACGTAAACTTCGGAAAATTGGATCGAAATGAGTTGAAGGGTGTAGCTTCATTTCAAACAGAATCTGTTAGTAATTTGAAGCGACTTCAGCAGAAGGAAACAGTGGCGCGTTATCAATTTATAAACGAAACTTTAAAAGGAACGCTTGAAATAGATACCGCAAACGCAAAAGATTTAAGAAGTCGTTTAGACCGTGTTTTAACACATAAAGTTTGGGGTTACGTTATTTTCTTTGGAATTCTTCTCTTGATTTTTCAAGCAATTTTCGATTGGAGCGCATACCCGATGGATTTTATTGATAGCTCGTTCGCTTCTTTAAGTGAATGGACTAAAAACACTTTGCCGCCAGGAGATTTTTCTAGTTTGATTGCTGAAGGAATTATTCCTGGTCTTGGAGGAATTGTAATTTTTATTCCGCAGATTGCGTTTCTTTTCCTTTTTATTTCAATTTTGGAAGAAACAGGTTATATGAGTAGGGTTGTCTTTTTGATGGACAAACTTATGCGCCGTTTTGGACTAAGTGGAAAGAGTGTAGTGCCGCTAGTAGCCGGAACAGCTTGCGCCATTCCCGCAATTATGGCCACTCGAAATATTGAAAACTGGAAGGAACGATTGATTACAATTTTGGTGACTCCTTTTACTACTTGTTCTGCTCGATTGCCGGTTTATTTAATAATTATTTCGCTGGTAATTCCAGACACTCGTGTTTTAGGAATTTTTAGTTTACAAGGCTTAACCTTAATGTTTATGTACGTATTGGGTTTTGGAGCAGCAATTTTTTCGGCTTATATTTTAGACAAAATTTTAAAAATCCGCTCTAAAAGCTTTTTCTTGGTTGAAATGCCAAACTACAAACTTCCACTTCCGAAGAATGTGATCATAACTGTAATTGAAAAAACCAAAGCTTTCGTTTTTGGTGCTGGTAAAATAATACTTGCAATCTCAATTATTCTTTGGGTTTTGGCATCTTATGGTCCGGGCGATTTTAATAATGCGGAAGAAATAATTCAAAAGGAATACGCGTTGCAAAATCTTTCTGAGGAAGATTTCACAATGCACGTAGATTCTTATAAACTAGAACATTCATACATTGGTCACGTTGGCCATGCCATTGAACCTGCAGTTAGACCATTAGGTTATGACTGGAAAATTGGAATTGCCATCGTAAGTTCTTTTGCTGCTAGAGAAGTATTCGTGGGAACACTTGCCACGATTTACAGCGTTGGGAGCGAAGATGAACAAACCATAAAAAGCCGAATGGCAGCAGAAATAAACCCAATTTTGGGCGGGCCGTTGTTTAATTTTGCGAGTGGCGTTTCGCTTTTATTGTTTTACGCCTTCGCGATGCAGTGTATGAGTACGCTTGCCATCGTAAAAAGAGAAACTAACACTTGGAAATGGCCAATGTGGCAATTAGTAGTAATGACTGCAATAGCCTATGTTTTGGCACTTGCGGCATACCAATTTTTGAAATAA
- a CDS encoding Nramp family divalent metal transporter: MDRRNHKSLEEVHETIETQGKKTPWKRLLAFLGPAYLVSVGYMDPGNWATDIAGGSQFGYQLIWVLLMSNIMALLLQSLCARLGVVRGRDLAQASREAYNPFVNFVLYILAEIAIVACDLAEVIGMAIGLNLLFGIPMIWGVTITALDTFLLLFLLNKGMRKMEVFIIGLIFIIGGSFIVEMFLAKPDVGDIMAGFIPSMPNSAALYIAIGIIGATVMPHNLYLHSSLVQSRKIERTKKGIKQALKFNFIDSAIALNLAFFVNAAILILAAAVFHKNGMFEVAEIQDAHALLEPLLGSSLAPTFFAIALIAAGQSSTLTGTLAGQIVMEGHLNLRIQPWVRRLITRMLAIIPAIFTVIYFGESGTGKLLILSQVVLSLQLGFAVIPLIHFVSSKKLMNGFHIKWPLRIASWLVTLIIVALNAKLVYDEIIGWLATAENPIYIWTLVIPVAIGAAILLVYITFKTTEKDVKSEKRKMVPHILDAKVEELIGPITYKNIAVSVDFSTSDEKSISAALQLGGKDAEYTLIHIVETPGAMIYGDEIDDYETASDEAFLNTYKEKLQEKGYKVSIELGFGSPKKNIPKIVNAADFDLLVLGGHGHTGLKDLLFGTTVDSVRHKVNIPVFIV; this comes from the coding sequence ATGGACAGAAGAAACCATAAATCACTTGAAGAGGTTCATGAAACTATTGAAACCCAAGGCAAAAAAACCCCTTGGAAAAGGTTGCTGGCTTTTCTTGGTCCCGCCTATTTAGTTAGTGTTGGCTATATGGACCCAGGAAACTGGGCAACGGATATTGCTGGTGGAAGCCAATTTGGGTATCAGCTCATTTGGGTTTTGTTGATGAGTAATATTATGGCGCTACTCCTTCAAAGTCTTTGCGCACGTTTAGGCGTTGTTCGAGGCCGTGATTTAGCCCAAGCTTCTCGTGAAGCCTATAATCCTTTTGTAAACTTCGTGCTCTATATCCTTGCCGAAATCGCCATTGTAGCTTGTGATCTAGCCGAAGTAATCGGTATGGCTATTGGTCTAAATCTTCTTTTTGGAATACCCATGATATGGGGAGTAACAATTACTGCGCTGGACACTTTTTTGCTTCTTTTTCTCTTAAACAAAGGAATGCGAAAAATGGAAGTTTTTATTATCGGACTGATATTTATTATAGGCGGTTCCTTTATTGTTGAAATGTTTCTGGCCAAACCAGACGTTGGTGATATTATGGCTGGGTTTATTCCTTCAATGCCCAACAGCGCTGCACTTTATATTGCAATTGGTATCATTGGGGCAACAGTAATGCCGCATAACCTTTATTTACACTCTTCCTTGGTGCAATCCCGAAAAATAGAACGCACCAAAAAAGGAATTAAACAAGCATTGAAGTTCAATTTTATAGATTCTGCAATTGCGCTGAATCTCGCCTTTTTTGTGAATGCAGCTATTTTAATATTAGCAGCAGCCGTTTTTCATAAAAATGGAATGTTTGAAGTTGCCGAAATACAAGATGCTCACGCCCTCTTGGAACCACTTTTAGGATCTAGCTTGGCTCCTACTTTTTTCGCAATTGCATTAATAGCCGCTGGACAAAGTAGCACACTAACAGGTACGCTTGCCGGTCAGATTGTTATGGAAGGTCATTTAAATTTACGAATCCAGCCGTGGGTTCGTAGATTAATTACACGTATGCTGGCTATTATTCCCGCAATTTTCACTGTAATTTATTTTGGCGAAAGCGGAACTGGTAAATTGCTGATTTTGAGTCAAGTTGTACTCAGTTTACAACTTGGGTTTGCAGTAATCCCTTTAATCCATTTTGTAAGTAGTAAAAAACTGATGAATGGTTTTCACATCAAATGGCCGCTTCGTATTGCTTCGTGGCTGGTTACTTTAATAATTGTAGCTTTAAACGCAAAACTCGTTTATGATGAAATTATTGGGTGGCTTGCCACTGCGGAAAACCCTATTTACATTTGGACTTTGGTAATCCCAGTAGCAATTGGAGCAGCAATTTTACTAGTCTATATAACCTTTAAAACGACTGAAAAAGATGTAAAATCTGAAAAGCGAAAAATGGTGCCACATATCCTGGATGCAAAAGTAGAAGAGCTTATTGGTCCAATTACTTATAAAAATATTGCGGTTTCAGTTGACTTTTCAACTTCTGATGAAAAGAGCATTTCCGCCGCACTTCAACTTGGTGGTAAAGACGCAGAATATACCCTTATTCATATTGTAGAAACACCAGGAGCAATGATTTATGGCGATGAAATTGACGATTATGAAACGGCCAGTGATGAAGCATTTTTGAATACTTATAAAGAAAAACTACAAGAAAAAGGCTATAAAGTTTCTATAGAATTAGGCTTTGGCTCGCCTAAAAAGAATATTCCAAAAATTGTGAATGCAGCAGATTTTGACCTGCTGGTTCTAGGCGGTCACGGACATACTGGACTAAAAGACTTATTGTTTGGAACTACGGTTGATAGCGTTCGACACAAAGTGAATATTCCAGTCTTTATAGTTTAA
- a CDS encoding FeoA family protein: MITIASLKKGQRGIIKEFSVDVVPLKLLEMGCLPGNEVSLVQIAPFNDPLYLNINGSHLAIRKETACLIEIELI; this comes from the coding sequence ATGATTACAATCGCTTCATTAAAAAAAGGGCAACGCGGCATTATCAAGGAGTTTTCGGTAGATGTTGTTCCTCTAAAACTTTTGGAAATGGGCTGCCTTCCGGGCAATGAGGTTTCCTTGGTGCAAATAGCTCCTTTTAATGATCCTTTGTATCTAAACATCAATGGCAGTCACCTCGCCATTCGCAAGGAAACGGCTTGCTTGATTGAAATTGAATTGATATAA